In one Alnus glutinosa chromosome 12, dhAlnGlut1.1, whole genome shotgun sequence genomic region, the following are encoded:
- the LOC133851151 gene encoding uncharacterized protein LOC133851151: MDFFKSVFSDDPPDPPRPGFTSESPQNNQKQGDPDPNSPQNPNPSSPTVVGGGGGGWSFGGLVKTLTAKSESVIETYRRDLREFGSGLKKEIEVAHGSLENVSHAIDELGSSVMKGTAQIISQGKDAILSDDLESDSDNNPSYSSTQQSLNSKPYSRFEAQLRAIQGEEGTYCEEPEDLDDYNRWKSGFDLEEKGEENEGLLEENGAMMSVYKRVVPNSVDNETFWCRYFYRVYKLKQAQDVRTNLVKRAISREEEELSWDVDDDDDDAEEEEEESDVALKAEMSKSREVGDEDFGRIEKDGESAVEVGRKSLVVEEMGNAGGEGNVGLKAGQNRELGGKDGEKIVNEESSVKESQGGVGEKSYNVEEGRKVSVGESSGDKESDDEKMGSKGDAEVNKDLVSKSDEKLGSEGKADSGESCKGSDFSVVSTQPSMPEEDDLGWDEIEDLSSIDEKKASQEGGSPNRAEVRKRLSAADEEEEEDLSWDIEDDDEPAKA; the protein is encoded by the coding sequence ATGGATTTCTTCAAATCCGTATTCTCCGACGACCCACCAGATCCTCCTAGACCCGGATTCACGTCCGAATCTccccaaaacaaccaaaaacaagGCGACCCAGATCCGAATTCCCCGCAGAACCCGAACCCAAGTTCACCCACTGTTgtaggtggtggtggtggtgggtggAGCTTCGGTGGTCTGGTAAAAACCCTGACGGCCAAGTCCGAGTCCGTCATCGAGACGTACCGTCGAGACCTCAGGGAATTCGGGTCGGGCCTGAAGAAAGAGATCGAGGTGGCCCACGGGTCCTTGGAGAATGTCAGCCACGCCATCGACGAGTTGGGGAGCTCCGTGATGAAGGGGACGGCCCAAATCATCTCCCAAGGTAAGGACGCTATTCTATCCGATGATCTCGAATCCGATTCCGATAACAACCCGAGTTATTCTAGTACCCAACAGAGCTTGAATTCGAAACCGTATAGTAGGTTTGAGGCTCAGCTTCGTGCGATTCAGGGTGAGGAGGGGACCTACTGTGAGGAACCTGAGGATTTGGATGATTACAATAGGTGGAAATCAGGCTTTGATTTGGAAGAGAAGGGTGAGGAAAATGAGGGTTTGCTTGAAGAAAATGGGGCTATGATGAGTGTATACAAAAGGGTTGTTCCCAATAGCGTGGACAATGAGACATTCTGGTGTAGGTATTTCTATAGGGTTTATAAGCTCAAGCAAGCTCAGGATGTGAGGACTAATCTTGTGAAGCGCGCGATTTCGAGGGAGGAGGAGGAGTTGAGTTGggatgttgatgatgatgatgatgatgctgaggaggaggaggaggagagcgATGTGGCGTTGAAGGCGGAAATGTCAAAGAGTAGGGAGGTGGGCGATGAAGATTTTGGGAGAATTGAGAAGGATGGGGAGTCGGCTGTTGAGGTTGGGAGGAAGAGTTTGGTTGTGGAAGAGATGGGCAATGCTGGTGGAGAGGGTAATGTAGGGTTGAAAGCTGGACAGAATAGGGAGTTGGGTGGCAAAGATGGTGAGAAAATTGTGAACGAGGAGAGTTCTGTTAAGGAATCGCAAGGTGGGGTGGGAGAGAAGAGTTATAATGTGGAGGAGGGAAGGAAGGTAAGTGTCGGGGAATCAAGCGGTGATAAGGAGTCTGATGATGAGAAAATGGGTTCCAAAGGGGATGCTGAGGTGAATAAGGATTTGGTATCTAAATCTGATGAGAAGCTGGGTTCGGAAGGGAAGGCTGACTCGGGTGAGTCTTGTAAAGGTAGTGACTTTTCAGTGGTTTCAACTCAGCCCTCGATGCCTGAGGAGGATGACCTCGGGTGGGATGAGATTGAGGATCTTAGCAGCATTGATGAAAAGAAGGCGAGTCAGGAGGGTGGGAGCCCCAACAGAGCTGAGGTGCGGAAGCGGCTGAGTGCTGcagatgaagaggaagaagaagacttgAGTTGGGAtattgaagatgatgatgagccTGCTAAAGCTTGA